The DNA window TAGATTTCCTTATCTACAGGATCCGATTCGAGAGAGAAATACACCCATGAATAATCTGCTTCCCTTTCGGCATCTCTTTCTCTGCCCAGGTCATTCCTTCTGTAATACCATGCACCGTTTACGTCAGGCTGATATTGATAATTTAAAGGAAAAGCCCAAACAGGATGCAGATAAGTCTGGTTCGCATCATCTTTTATTTCAGTCGCACGAACCATATCTGCCGGCATATTCATGTTTTTATTATCGAAATAATAAAATTCATTATCCCCGGGGAAAGTCAGATTCATTTGCTGAAAAAGCAACTGATTCCCTAAAACTGAACTTGGCTTTAAGTTGGGAATAACCATATTGGGATTGTTATTCTGCATTACATTCAAGCTCATGGAGTTGACATTTGAGGAAATATCTCCCGCGGCCGGAGCTGCTTTTATTTCTACCCTCTGATTGACATTAGGATTCTTGGCATCTGCTATTCTGGAGACATTTAAAGCCAGCGATGCCCCATTTTCCACCAGATAGAATCTTCTTTTGAAAAGAGGTTTATCCACAGAATCTTTGTAAACAATCAGTTCATAATTTCCCGAAATTTTTGGCTGGATTTTATCATTCGGAAAAGTCAGTTTATAATGAGTATAAGCCTGCAGTGTATTGAAAGAATACTGAAACTGGTCTAAAAGCGCATTCATGCTTCCATTGGCAAATTCTGTAAAGAACAGATTATCATCATTCCAGTTTCGGTCGTAATGTTTGATGGTATACCGGTAGATATCACTACGATTGGTAAGATCATCAAAACTCAGAACCAACTGTTCCCCGATCTTGATAACAGGAGTTTCATCGTTAGTCTGCGGGTTAAAAAGCTGGATACTCTGGATATTCTGTCCGTA is part of the Chryseobacterium lactis genome and encodes:
- a CDS encoding type IX secretion system plug protein, which produces MKTLRILLLSLGGLVYGQNIQSIQLFNPQTNDETPVIKIGEQLVLSFDDLTNRSDIYRYTIKHYDRNWNDDNLFFTEFANGSMNALLDQFQYSFNTLQAYTHYKLTFPNDKIQPKISGNYELIVYKDSVDKPLFKRRFYLVENGASLALNVSRIADAKNPNVNQRVEIKAAPAAGDISSNVNSMSLNVMQNNNPNMVIPNLKPSSVLGNQLLFQQMNLTFPGDNEFYYFDNKNMNMPADMVRATEIKDDANQTYLHPVWAFPLNYQYQPDVNGAWYYRRNDLGRERDAEREADYSWVYFSLESDPVDKEIYVLGGFNNFQPSKENQMQYDAATKQYVARIFLKQGFYNYVLATKEANGPLNFGEVNGNFWQTENLYQAFLYYAPFGRNYDGLMGYGEFRTPVANKR